In Quercus robur chromosome 10, dhQueRobu3.1, whole genome shotgun sequence, a genomic segment contains:
- the LOC126702046 gene encoding uncharacterized protein LOC126702046 isoform X1, which produces MMGTSESDDCSFVWDENSQLYFHASSGFYHDPVAGWYYSGRDGLYYKFENGNYVLMESEKSGEGEIDQNKETGYDNPSQDETFRCGSNENFHAFQGDECEVYQCIETTPDENRLGDTECSNSSEPENPPPPSEWLEDTLIELYLSGYSKPVVTDSDHVMMPLETDDALPAEGTSDAYELEGEWCPKNHCDVTNSSGNVLDEGASWDEENWRAQYGQVIKSGEEPMPEFEVVDLWDWEKVTGTRKDGKGEVVRLVGRLVRRSAKCHPSMPSGGGLLKTAPICEVHLDLVRVTSGQVYKLRTPNARYLASLSTYDSSNPTKDWGFPELLVDSHSLPFSKSSGNHVSKTADGVSTSKDFSTLPDNLSTFGQQRIHVYRDRAAERRTLHGGFGVAPGQKNSKFDEDEQSSSYASANTEEAAAEALNMSFGAGSYARKLLKGMGWKEGEGLGSTTKGMVEPIQAVGNVGNAGLGWPQGIAKHH; this is translated from the exons atgATGGGTACCTCTGAATCAGACGATTGCTCCTTTGTTTGGGACGAGAATTCTCAGCTCTATTTCCATGCCAG TAGTGGATTTTACCATGACCCAGTTGCTGGATGGTACTATAGTGGTAGAGATGGGCTTTATTACAAGTTTGAGAATGGAAATTATGTGCTTATGGAGTCTGAAAAG AGTGGTGAAGGTGAAATTGATCAGAACAAAGAAACTGGTTATGATAATCCCAGTCAAGATGAAACATTTAGATGTGGCAGCAATGAAAATTTCCATGCATTCCAGGGAGATGAATGTGAAGTTTACCAGTGTATAGAGACTACTCCTGATGAAAACAGGCTAG GCGACACAGAGTGCTCCAACAGTAGTGAACCTGAAAATCCACCTCCTCCATCGGAATG GTTAGAAgatacacttattgaactttaTTTGTCTGGTTATTCCAAGCCAGTAGTTACTGATTCTGATCATGTGATGATGCCCTTGGAAACAGATGATGCACTGCCTGCTGAAG GGACCAGTGATGCTTATGAGCTGGAAGGAGAATGGTGTCCAAAGAACCATTGTGATGTAACTAATTCAAGTGGAAATGTCTTAGATGAAG GTGCGTCATGGGATGAAGAAAACTGGCGAGCACAGTATGGTCAAGTCATTAAATCTGGGGAAGAGCCAATGCCAGAATTTGAAGTTGTGGATTTATGGGACTGGGAAAAGGTTACAGGGACCAGAAAGGATGGAAAAGGTGAGGTGGTGAGGCTGGTTGGAAGATTAGTGAGAAGGTCTGCCAAGTGTCATCCGTCCATGCCTTCAGGTGGTGGTCTCCTAAAAACTGCCCCAATATGTGAAGTACATCTTGATCTGGTACGAGTCACGTCAG GTCAAGTTTATAAGTTGCGGACACCAAATGCAAGATACCTAGCTTCATTGTCAACTTATGATTCTTCCAACCCAACAAAAGATTGGGGATTCCCTGAATTATTAGTAGATAGTCACTCTCTCCCATTCTCTAAATCTAGTGGAAACCATGTATCAAAAACTGCAGATGGAGTATCCACCAGCAAAGATTTTTCTACATTACCAGATAATCTTTCCACATTTGGACAG CAGAGAATCCATGTGTATAGGGACAGAGCTGCCGAGAGAAGAACCTTGCATGGGGGTTTTGGAGTGGCCCCTGGACAAAAGAATTCAAAGTTTGatgaagatgaacagtcatcaTCATATGCTTCTGCCAATACAGAAGAAGCTGCAGCCGAGGCCTTGAACATGTCATTTGGAGCTGGTAGTTATGCCAGAAAACTTCTGAAAGGCATGGGCTGGAAGGAG GGGGAGGGACTTGGCAGCACTACAAAGGGGATGGTGGAACCAATACAGGCAGTTGGAAACGTTGGTAACGCTGGATTGGGGTGGCCTCAGGGAATAGCAAAGCACCATTGA
- the LOC126702046 gene encoding uncharacterized protein LOC126702046 isoform X3 produces MGTSESDDCSFVWDENSQLYFHASSGFYHDPVAGWYYSGRDGLYYKFENGNYVLMESEKSGEGEIDQNKETGYDNPSQDETFRCGSNENFHAFQGDECEVYQCIETTPDENRLGDTECSNSSEPENPPPPSEWLEDTLIELYLSGYSKPVVTDSDHVMMPLETDDALPAEGTSDAYELEGEWCPKNHCDVTNSSGNVLDEGASWDEENWRAQYGQVIKSGEEPMPEFEVVDLWDWEKVTGTRKDGKGEVVRLVGRLVRRSAKCHPSMPSGGGLLKTAPICEVHLDLVRVTSGQVYKLRTPNARYLASLSTYDSSNPTKDWGFPELLVDSHSLPFSKSSGNHVSKTADGVSTSKDFSTLPDNLSTFGQQRIHVYRDRAAERRTLHGGFGVAPGQKNSKFDEDEQSSSYASANTEEAAAEALNMSFGAGSYARKLLKGMGWKEGEGLGSTTKGMVEPIQAVGNVGNAGLGWPQGIAKHH; encoded by the exons ATGGGTACCTCTGAATCAGACGATTGCTCCTTTGTTTGGGACGAGAATTCTCAGCTCTATTTCCATGCCAG TAGTGGATTTTACCATGACCCAGTTGCTGGATGGTACTATAGTGGTAGAGATGGGCTTTATTACAAGTTTGAGAATGGAAATTATGTGCTTATGGAGTCTGAAAAG AGTGGTGAAGGTGAAATTGATCAGAACAAAGAAACTGGTTATGATAATCCCAGTCAAGATGAAACATTTAGATGTGGCAGCAATGAAAATTTCCATGCATTCCAGGGAGATGAATGTGAAGTTTACCAGTGTATAGAGACTACTCCTGATGAAAACAGGCTAG GCGACACAGAGTGCTCCAACAGTAGTGAACCTGAAAATCCACCTCCTCCATCGGAATG GTTAGAAgatacacttattgaactttaTTTGTCTGGTTATTCCAAGCCAGTAGTTACTGATTCTGATCATGTGATGATGCCCTTGGAAACAGATGATGCACTGCCTGCTGAAG GGACCAGTGATGCTTATGAGCTGGAAGGAGAATGGTGTCCAAAGAACCATTGTGATGTAACTAATTCAAGTGGAAATGTCTTAGATGAAG GTGCGTCATGGGATGAAGAAAACTGGCGAGCACAGTATGGTCAAGTCATTAAATCTGGGGAAGAGCCAATGCCAGAATTTGAAGTTGTGGATTTATGGGACTGGGAAAAGGTTACAGGGACCAGAAAGGATGGAAAAGGTGAGGTGGTGAGGCTGGTTGGAAGATTAGTGAGAAGGTCTGCCAAGTGTCATCCGTCCATGCCTTCAGGTGGTGGTCTCCTAAAAACTGCCCCAATATGTGAAGTACATCTTGATCTGGTACGAGTCACGTCAG GTCAAGTTTATAAGTTGCGGACACCAAATGCAAGATACCTAGCTTCATTGTCAACTTATGATTCTTCCAACCCAACAAAAGATTGGGGATTCCCTGAATTATTAGTAGATAGTCACTCTCTCCCATTCTCTAAATCTAGTGGAAACCATGTATCAAAAACTGCAGATGGAGTATCCACCAGCAAAGATTTTTCTACATTACCAGATAATCTTTCCACATTTGGACAG CAGAGAATCCATGTGTATAGGGACAGAGCTGCCGAGAGAAGAACCTTGCATGGGGGTTTTGGAGTGGCCCCTGGACAAAAGAATTCAAAGTTTGatgaagatgaacagtcatcaTCATATGCTTCTGCCAATACAGAAGAAGCTGCAGCCGAGGCCTTGAACATGTCATTTGGAGCTGGTAGTTATGCCAGAAAACTTCTGAAAGGCATGGGCTGGAAGGAG GGGGAGGGACTTGGCAGCACTACAAAGGGGATGGTGGAACCAATACAGGCAGTTGGAAACGTTGGTAACGCTGGATTGGGGTGGCCTCAGGGAATAGCAAAGCACCATTGA
- the LOC126702046 gene encoding uncharacterized protein LOC126702046 isoform X2 has translation MMGTSESDDCSFVWDENSQLYFHASSGFYHDPVAGWYYSGRDGLYYKFENGNYVLMESEKSGEGEIDQNKETGYDNPSQDETFRCGSNENFHAFQGDECEVYQCIETTPDENRLGDTECSNSSEPENPPPPSEWLEDTLIELYLSGYSKPVVTDSDHVMMPLETDDALPAEGTSDAYELEGEWCPKNHCDVTNSSGNVLDEGASWDEENWRAQYGQVIKSGEEPMPEFEVVDLWDWEKVTGTRKDGKGEVVRLVGRLVRRSAKCHPSMPSGGGLLKTAPICEVHLDLVRVTSGQVYKLRTPNARYLASLSTYDSSNPTKDWGFPELLVDSHSLPFSKSSGNHVSKTADGVSTSKDFSTLPDNLSTFGQRIHVYRDRAAERRTLHGGFGVAPGQKNSKFDEDEQSSSYASANTEEAAAEALNMSFGAGSYARKLLKGMGWKEGEGLGSTTKGMVEPIQAVGNVGNAGLGWPQGIAKHH, from the exons atgATGGGTACCTCTGAATCAGACGATTGCTCCTTTGTTTGGGACGAGAATTCTCAGCTCTATTTCCATGCCAG TAGTGGATTTTACCATGACCCAGTTGCTGGATGGTACTATAGTGGTAGAGATGGGCTTTATTACAAGTTTGAGAATGGAAATTATGTGCTTATGGAGTCTGAAAAG AGTGGTGAAGGTGAAATTGATCAGAACAAAGAAACTGGTTATGATAATCCCAGTCAAGATGAAACATTTAGATGTGGCAGCAATGAAAATTTCCATGCATTCCAGGGAGATGAATGTGAAGTTTACCAGTGTATAGAGACTACTCCTGATGAAAACAGGCTAG GCGACACAGAGTGCTCCAACAGTAGTGAACCTGAAAATCCACCTCCTCCATCGGAATG GTTAGAAgatacacttattgaactttaTTTGTCTGGTTATTCCAAGCCAGTAGTTACTGATTCTGATCATGTGATGATGCCCTTGGAAACAGATGATGCACTGCCTGCTGAAG GGACCAGTGATGCTTATGAGCTGGAAGGAGAATGGTGTCCAAAGAACCATTGTGATGTAACTAATTCAAGTGGAAATGTCTTAGATGAAG GTGCGTCATGGGATGAAGAAAACTGGCGAGCACAGTATGGTCAAGTCATTAAATCTGGGGAAGAGCCAATGCCAGAATTTGAAGTTGTGGATTTATGGGACTGGGAAAAGGTTACAGGGACCAGAAAGGATGGAAAAGGTGAGGTGGTGAGGCTGGTTGGAAGATTAGTGAGAAGGTCTGCCAAGTGTCATCCGTCCATGCCTTCAGGTGGTGGTCTCCTAAAAACTGCCCCAATATGTGAAGTACATCTTGATCTGGTACGAGTCACGTCAG GTCAAGTTTATAAGTTGCGGACACCAAATGCAAGATACCTAGCTTCATTGTCAACTTATGATTCTTCCAACCCAACAAAAGATTGGGGATTCCCTGAATTATTAGTAGATAGTCACTCTCTCCCATTCTCTAAATCTAGTGGAAACCATGTATCAAAAACTGCAGATGGAGTATCCACCAGCAAAGATTTTTCTACATTACCAGATAATCTTTCCACATTTGGACAG AGAATCCATGTGTATAGGGACAGAGCTGCCGAGAGAAGAACCTTGCATGGGGGTTTTGGAGTGGCCCCTGGACAAAAGAATTCAAAGTTTGatgaagatgaacagtcatcaTCATATGCTTCTGCCAATACAGAAGAAGCTGCAGCCGAGGCCTTGAACATGTCATTTGGAGCTGGTAGTTATGCCAGAAAACTTCTGAAAGGCATGGGCTGGAAGGAG GGGGAGGGACTTGGCAGCACTACAAAGGGGATGGTGGAACCAATACAGGCAGTTGGAAACGTTGGTAACGCTGGATTGGGGTGGCCTCAGGGAATAGCAAAGCACCATTGA